From Drosophila santomea strain STO CAGO 1482 chromosome 2R, Prin_Dsan_1.1, whole genome shotgun sequence:
GGCGGAGTTGCACTCAAACTCGGTTTTCGGTTAAATGATGGTGGGTGGGAGaggaaaagagagagagatagagagagagagaggcagGGAATGGGGGGCAGGGAGGCAGCTGCACATGACAGCTGTTGAAATTTTGCAATTGACAACTTGATGCAGCGAAGGAGCGAGGGGGAGAGGAGATGCAGAGAGCGCGGTGAGAGAGGCAGCTAAAACAGTTGCGAATTtgaattgttgctgttgttgcccGCTCTCCCTTTTGCACTCCGctgttttctgttgttgttttattgTTGACATTGTTACATatctacgtatgtacatatgtgttttttggttttgtttagCTCGTTTTGGGAGCACTTTCGATTTTCATTTCGGCGGCTTGTTTGCGGTTttagtttgttgttgttgatattgctgatcGATTGCGGCTGCCTTAATTAAAttcccgcacacacacacacccgcacacccgCGCAAAGACTTCACACAtacggagcagcagcagcacagaAACTATTTTCCCTCGGCAAAATCTCAAAATCAACTGAACAAGAAGCTCGACAACGAATTCGTCGAAGCTGCGCGCACCGCCATCGCACTGCCACTCACACTCAGTTGAGGcaaccaacagcagcaagagcagcagcGTCGActgtgcactggaaaaaatgcaCTAGTTCGTACCAAAAGGTGCTTGTTTAGAAATATACTTCATTTGGGTTGGAATTAATTTTCCATATTGGAAAAGCTttagaaataattttttataatgttCATTTTAAATTCTTATAACAAGGCTCTTGAACAGGCGTTCAAATACTTtacgaatatatgtatgtacatatatacctaCATACACATTATAAAAGGATTATACTTGGATTATCgaagtatatacatatgtatatacccgAATATTGATTTTCAGAACTTTagacaaatatttttccaagCACAGGTGTTGAGTAATTATGATCattggttgttgttgttgcgtgGGCTAGTGTGTCACACAAGTGGTGGCGCCACCTGGTGTATGCCTTTCGCGCTTGCCTTTTTACTCATTTCCCGAGTGTTTTGCcggtttttttgtttcacgAAATGAATGAATCACTTGACTTtgaaaagaaaactaaaattagTATTTgtataacaacaacagaaacacATAGTCACAAATTGTTATGGCTTTTGTTCAGAATaaagtgttttgttttattctttttgTTTGGGTCGCTCTGATGTCGATGCTTTTACTCAATTAATTATAttggtttaaaaaaattcaaattccaACAAAATAAGAGATTACCCATTGGTAAAaccaataataaaaataataatccaTTGGCCCTGACCTGTGCCAATTCAAAGTCGTAAAACGGGTTCTGCTTTACCGATAAGCTCTCAACAGCTTTGTATACCAACCCAACATCCTTAGTATCTATAAGGCCCACTTTGTAAGATAAGCCGCCAAAGTAATCAATCAATCGGATCTCAGATGCCCTGAGGTTACCACCCCAGCAATTAGAATATCTTGCGTAATGCCAACCTAAACAGGTGTATACTGTCATATTGAACGTTACCAGACGAAACTATAGTTCCACATTAGTTAACAAAAATCTTATGGGATCAAGGAATAGAAATGtatcataaatatatactatagTGCACCTTAGCTTACATAAAACACCATGCCCAATAAACAAGCTTTCAAGTAATGagcttaaattaattataaattgcaTCAACTGAAACTCTTTCTTACAAGTAGATTAATTTTGCCTATGAATTTCATATTGTGCCACCTTATCATTGCGAAACGCACGTTATCCTCACGGATTATACTTGTATGAGTTGCCAAAGTGTCGTGTCTGGCAGTAAATAGAACACGAGTCGATTGGAAACCACTGACGCCCACCGACGATACTTGGATCGGCTGCCGACTCAATGGGAACAATGATCTAATGATCCAATGATCAAATGAATGAAACGCGTAGTAAGGTCAGCGACTACCAGTCTACAGATTGTAGAATGAAACCCACACCGCAAAACTCGAAAGACTGAGGCTTACCGATTTTCATGTCAATCGACTGACTGTTTGCACTCAGCTCACTTGCTAAACAAATCCGATGAAGACCGCACAACGTCGAAAAGCAAACTGAATGGGGAATATTCAAATCGTGTGCTGACAACTGGAGAATACGATGCGAGTGCAATCGAAGGTGTTAGCCCGAGTGCAATTAACATTACTCCAAACAGATGTACGCAAACGCGCTAAGTAAATACACTGCCCCAAAATATATGGAACTATTTTGGCGAGCATTGTGAATAATAATGAGCTTCTACATAAGCTGTTATTATACATGATTTACCGATGGTTAGAATAACTTTGTGCTTTGTAAGCTACCATTTTCTTGGCACTTTGACACGAACAACGAATTTTTCAGAGTACATGAATATATAGGCAGTAAAATGCTTAGGGCGATACTCTCGGAAATGGATAAGGTAGCAACAAAATGCTAAATTTGTTTACCTTACATGCTATGCACTTGTATACACTGTCTATTTGATTGCGTCATCAGCTAGGTGTTTGGAGAGCAATTGCTTACATTTTCCTTAATGGTGATTTCATATGATGCCTCGCGTTTCGAAATGCTCgtatttaatgaaatgtacCATTTTCGGAgttcaaacatttttattgatgaACGCCGAGAAGACAGCTTCTCCTGAAAGAACTCGATTAATAAAATCAGTTCCCAAAAGTATGCTTAACTTATGAAACTTGGCTGTTTACCCAATACATCCAGATTTCCCAGGAAAATGATAACCACATAGTATAACTTTATAGTTACCCTCTATAAGTATATAAGTTACGAATAAAAGAATTACAATTTGGTTAAGTTATTGTATTGCTCAACtactttctttatttttttaatgagGGAAACAAACACTGCTGGGGAAAAATGGTACGCTTTTATcaatgcaaacaaaagcgcggaataaaatatacatatgccGCAAAattagaaattttaattagaattcAAGGCGATTTCAACCCTTTGAAAGGCTTTGAGTCTCTGTTCGAAAGCCAGAGACCACCGAAATGCTGAAGCTCACGGTTCTACTTCTTGCACTGCTAGGCATAGCGAAAACTGGATGGACACGCGAAAAGTTCAACATTGAAGTAAACGACGGTAATGATATGTCCAGCGATctcaaaaagaaaattaattaaatgtctTCCTTACATTTGTTAAAGGAAATGCCATTGGTGCGATCCTGAAGGCGGATCCCTTTACGAAAATCAACGACGGATACTACTTCTTTGGAACGGAGTCCTTGAACTGGTATGAGGCCTACGAGAAATGCCGCGAATTGGACTCTGAGCTGGTAACATTTGAAACAGACCAGGAGTTCGATGCTGTAACGGATGTCTTGATGGCCAATGGATCGCGCCAGAATTACTGGACATCGGGAAACGATCTGGCCAGGACGGGCACCCACAGGTGGTTCACCAGTGGCCAGCGCATAAGTACTTTCAGGTGGGCAAGGAATCAGCCGGATAATGCTGGCCAGAAGGAACACTGCATCCACCTTGGCTATATCTACGGCGACTCCAAAAAGTTCGAGCTGAACGATCGACCCTGCTCAGGGGATGGAAACAGTTTGTTTAAGTATATATGCGAAGCTCCCGTGCTGGAAACCATATCCATTGTGGTGTGGAAGTGAAGTACTTCTCAAGCCTCTTCAATATCGGATGGTtgacttttttgttttgcaataAAAGGGAACACCCTGGATTCTTCTACTTGAGCAGCCATGTAATAAAGATAGTAGCTAACAAAACaaagttattccattttttCTTAAGATAAGAGGTAATAGTCAGTGACTAAGTAAGCCGTCAAGTTATCTTGCACTTGTGTAAATATATCACTGGTATATAAGAGATTGTTCTTG
This genomic window contains:
- the LOC120446988 gene encoding C-type lectin 37Da, whose protein sequence is MLKLTVLLLALLGIAKTGWTREKFNIEVNDGNAIGAILKADPFTKINDGYYFFGTESLNWYEAYEKCRELDSELVTFETDQEFDAVTDVLMANGSRQNYWTSGNDLARTGTHRWFTSGQRISTFRWARNQPDNAGQKEHCIHLGYIYGDSKKFELNDRPCSGDGNSLFKYICEAPVLETISIVVWK